The proteins below are encoded in one region of Clostridium estertheticum:
- the uxuA gene encoding mannonate dehydratase, which produces MDMTLRWFGKKFDSVTLEQIRQIPGVTGVITTLYDTKPGEVWETEKIREIKKEIEDAGLQLKGIESVNIHDSIKVGTPDRDKYIDNYIKTLERLGQESVDLVCYNFMPVFDWTRSDLAKLREDGSTVLSYDQELIDAIDPEKMMDSMDKKSNGFVLPGWEPERMAKIKELFNLYKDVDEEKLFANLKYFLEKIMPTCEKYGIKMAIHPDDPSWPVFGLPRIMTSKENLLKLVTMVDSPCNGVTLCTGSLGSNPDNDIPDIIRSLKGKIHFGHLRNIRHLAPGKFDEAAHLSSDGSLDMFEIMKALYDIGFDGVIRPDHGRAIWGEVAMPGYGLYDRALGATYLNGIWESIKKMSK; this is translated from the coding sequence ATGGATATGACATTAAGATGGTTTGGAAAAAAATTTGATTCAGTAACTTTGGAACAAATTAGACAAATACCAGGAGTTACTGGAGTAATTACAACATTATATGATACAAAACCTGGAGAAGTATGGGAAACTGAAAAAATTCGTGAAATTAAAAAAGAAATTGAAGATGCAGGATTACAACTAAAAGGAATTGAAAGTGTAAATATCCATGATTCAATTAAAGTAGGAACACCTGATAGGGATAAATATATTGATAATTACATTAAAACTTTAGAGCGATTGGGACAAGAAAGCGTAGATTTGGTATGTTATAATTTCATGCCTGTATTTGATTGGACGCGTTCAGATCTTGCAAAATTAAGAGAGGATGGGTCTACAGTATTATCTTATGATCAAGAGTTAATTGATGCAATCGATCCAGAAAAAATGATGGATTCTATGGATAAAAAGTCTAATGGTTTTGTACTCCCAGGATGGGAACCAGAACGTATGGCAAAAATCAAAGAATTATTTAATTTATACAAAGATGTAGATGAAGAAAAATTATTTGCTAATTTAAAGTATTTTTTAGAAAAAATTATGCCAACTTGCGAGAAATATGGGATTAAGATGGCAATTCACCCTGATGATCCATCTTGGCCAGTGTTTGGTTTGCCAAGGATTATGACATCAAAAGAAAATTTATTAAAATTAGTAACTATGGTTGATAGTCCTTGTAATGGAGTTACTTTATGTACAGGCTCCCTTGGGTCCAATCCAGATAATGATATTCCAGATATTATACGTTCATTAAAGGGGAAAATCCATTTTGGTCATCTTAGAAATATTAGACATCTTGCACCAGGTAAGTTCGATGAAGCTGCACATTTGTCTTCTGATGGTTCTCTTGATATGTTTGAAATAATGAAAGCATTATATGATATTGGATTTGATGGAGTTATTAGACCTGATCATGGAAGGGCAATTTGGGGCGAAGTAGCTATGCCTGGATATGGGTTGTACGATAGGGCTTTAGGAGCTACGTATTTAAATGGTATTTGGGAAAGTATTAAAAAAATGTCTAAGTAA
- a CDS encoding zinc-binding alcohol dehydrogenase family protein, producing MKAVMIRKPYDLQIVDMDEPVITEHDNVLIKMKAAGICGSDVGIYHGQNAAATYPRVIGHEMVGEVIEVGNNCTKIKVGNRVIIDQVVNCGECYACKHGRGNVCANLKVRGVHIHGGYREYIAVPESDVYILPDDLSYEDAVMIEPATIAVQSCSRAELCKEDTLLILGCGALGSSILKIARLSGATIIVVDVVDEKIERAKENGATYGINLLKEDVVARAKELTGGYGPTVSIDAACTKDSLATLLELTGNAGRVITMGFSIDPTVVTQFKITSKELDVRGSRLQNKKFQEVLNLVEEGNLDLKNSISHTFNYLDAQKAFDFVDSKDPSIRKIVLTFDK from the coding sequence ATGAAAGCAGTTATGATTAGAAAACCTTACGACTTACAAATTGTAGATATGGATGAACCTGTAATTACAGAGCATGATAATGTGCTAATTAAAATGAAAGCGGCTGGTATTTGCGGTTCGGATGTTGGTATTTATCATGGTCAAAATGCAGCAGCTACTTATCCAAGGGTTATTGGACATGAGATGGTTGGAGAAGTAATAGAGGTTGGTAATAATTGTACAAAAATTAAAGTTGGTAATAGGGTAATTATAGATCAAGTAGTTAACTGTGGTGAATGCTATGCTTGTAAACATGGGAGAGGTAACGTTTGTGCAAACTTAAAGGTAAGGGGAGTACATATTCATGGTGGTTATCGTGAATATATTGCAGTGCCAGAATCAGATGTATATATATTGCCGGATGATTTATCATATGAGGATGCGGTAATGATTGAACCAGCAACAATTGCAGTACAAAGCTGTTCTAGAGCTGAGCTTTGTAAAGAGGATACTTTACTCATCCTTGGATGTGGTGCTTTAGGAAGCAGTATATTAAAGATTGCAAGATTAAGTGGAGCTACGATTATAGTAGTGGATGTAGTAGATGAAAAAATCGAAAGGGCAAAGGAAAATGGTGCAACTTATGGAATAAATCTTTTAAAGGAAGATGTGGTGGCAAGGGCTAAAGAATTGACTGGAGGATATGGACCAACAGTTTCTATTGATGCAGCTTGTACAAAAGACTCTCTTGCTACATTGTTAGAATTAACAGGAAATGCAGGTAGAGTAATTACAATGGGATTTTCTATAGATCCAACAGTTGTTACACAATTTAAAATTACTTCAAAAGAATTGGATGTAAGAGGCTCTAGATTACAAAATAAAAAATTCCAAGAAGTTTTAAATTTAGTTGAGGAAGGAAATTTAGATTTGAAAAATAGTATTTCTCATACATTCAATTATCTAGATGCACAAAAGGCATTTGATTTCGTAGATAGCAAAGATCCTAGTATTAGAAAAATAGTATTAACTTTTGATAAGTAA
- a CDS encoding MFS transporter: MNLEVQSQIDTKMERRKNLILLLLFLAGVVNYLDRSALSISAPFIQKDLALSSIEMGAIFSCFSIGYALFNIIGGIASDKYGAKKTLLVAMIVWSSFSGSIFFAVGFLSLIIIRILFGMAEGPLSTTTNKMINTWFPPNKRASTMGIASSGTPLGGAISGPIIGFICIKYGWRISFIIIMSIGFIWAIAWWKIAKEKTNNEYQDAESQEEVSKNVEIEQEKPINKIKTSFYLKQKTIIFTAVAFFSYNYILFFFLTWYPSYLIKERGLSIATMSIVNIVPWTLGFIGLAFGGILSDKLVKKFKNRHVLFSRKIIVVSCLFIAAVSIILAGVVKNTVGSISMLAIAVFFMYLTGAIYWGIVDDVVDSNNVGSVGGFMHAIGNCAGILGPLVTGFIVQYTGGFTTAFVLAGVIALIGSLGALRFIKPISKVDYENAPRVAIK, from the coding sequence ATGAATCTAGAAGTACAAAGTCAAATTGACACTAAAATGGAAAGAAGAAAAAATTTAATTTTGTTGTTATTATTTCTAGCAGGTGTAGTGAATTATCTGGATCGTTCTGCGCTTTCTATATCGGCACCGTTCATTCAAAAAGATTTAGCTTTATCATCAATAGAAATGGGTGCCATTTTCAGTTGCTTTTCTATAGGATATGCATTATTTAACATAATCGGAGGAATTGCGTCTGATAAATATGGTGCAAAAAAAACATTATTAGTAGCCATGATTGTCTGGTCATCGTTTAGTGGATCTATTTTCTTTGCAGTAGGATTTCTTAGCTTGATAATTATAAGGATTTTATTTGGAATGGCTGAAGGTCCGTTATCAACTACAACTAACAAAATGATAAATACTTGGTTCCCACCAAATAAGAGAGCTAGTACAATGGGAATTGCTAGTAGTGGAACACCACTTGGCGGTGCAATTTCTGGACCTATTATTGGATTTATCTGTATTAAATATGGTTGGAGAATCTCCTTTATTATTATAATGTCTATTGGGTTTATTTGGGCTATTGCTTGGTGGAAAATCGCTAAGGAGAAAACAAATAATGAATATCAGGATGCGGAAAGTCAAGAAGAAGTTTCTAAAAATGTGGAAATTGAACAAGAAAAGCCTATTAATAAGATAAAAACGTCTTTTTACTTAAAACAGAAAACGATTATATTTACTGCTGTCGCATTTTTTTCATATAACTATATTTTGTTTTTCTTTTTAACTTGGTACCCAAGTTACTTAATTAAAGAGAGAGGATTATCTATAGCAACAATGAGTATTGTAAATATAGTTCCATGGACGCTAGGGTTTATAGGATTAGCATTTGGAGGAATTCTTTCTGATAAGTTAGTTAAAAAATTCAAAAATAGACATGTTCTATTTTCTAGAAAAATTATTGTAGTTAGTTGTCTGTTTATTGCCGCAGTTTCTATTATTTTAGCAGGAGTAGTGAAAAATACAGTAGGATCTATTTCAATGTTAGCAATTGCCGTATTTTTCATGTATTTGACAGGTGCTATATATTGGGGAATTGTAGACGATGTAGTGGATTCAAACAATGTAGGTTCAGTAGGTGGATTTATGCATGCAATTGGGAATTGTGCAGGTATTCTAGGACCGTTGGTAACTGGATTTATAGTGCAATACACAGGTGGGTTCACAACAGCATTTGTTTTAGCTGGAGTTATTGCTTTGATCGGTTCTTTAGGGGCATTGAGGTTCATAAAACCTATTTCGAAAGTGGATTATGAAAATGCTCCAAGAGTTGCTATAAAATAG
- a CDS encoding GntR family transcriptional regulator, translating into MSYEEKRAVTIGDSVYYSLRKNIMYLNLKPGESINTKEIAEQLGVSRSPVRDSLIKLQKEGLITTIPKKGTIISKIDLNRVEEERFLRLCVEEKVLLFFLKCHSDSDLAELKDNLEKQKECISKKDMESFLEYDDQFHEVFFRVSNKMLCWEALDNMSGHYRRVRFMALSDALVVNYVIDQHERFLKLILDENVEDLKILIELHITQQNKEEKALIEEYPDYFHCASDDIENFLKKDFLKMIK; encoded by the coding sequence ATGTCTTATGAAGAAAAACGGGCTGTTACAATTGGCGACAGCGTTTATTATAGTTTACGAAAGAATATCATGTATTTAAATTTAAAACCTGGTGAATCTATTAATACAAAAGAAATTGCAGAACAGTTGGGGGTTAGTCGTTCTCCAGTACGAGATTCACTTATTAAATTACAAAAGGAAGGGCTCATTACAACGATACCAAAAAAAGGGACTATTATTTCAAAAATAGATTTAAACAGAGTTGAGGAAGAACGGTTTTTACGACTGTGCGTGGAAGAAAAGGTATTATTATTTTTTTTAAAATGCCACTCAGATTCAGATTTGGCTGAGCTAAAGGACAATTTGGAAAAGCAGAAGGAATGTATTTCTAAAAAAGACATGGAATCATTTTTAGAATATGATGATCAATTTCACGAAGTCTTCTTTAGAGTATCTAATAAAATGCTATGCTGGGAAGCATTAGATAATATGTCTGGTCATTATCGGCGAGTTCGATTTATGGCTTTGTCAGATGCATTAGTAGTAAACTATGTAATTGACCAGCACGAGCGGTTCTTAAAATTGATACTGGATGAAAATGTTGAAGATCTTAAAATATTAATAGAATTACACATTACTCAGCAAAATAAAGAAGAGAAAGCATTAATTGAAGAATATCCTGATTATTTTCATTGTGCCTCAGATGATATTGAGAATTTTTTAAAAAAAGATTTCTTAAAAATGATTAAATAA
- a CDS encoding DUF1016 domain-containing protein, which produces MNVLKVIGAQDNLERQINSFYYERLISTQESNKEEVRNEIKGLEPSKNINDVIKDPYILEFLNLKENKRFLERDLEQGLIENLQEFLLELGKGFSFVGRQRRITADGEHFYVDLVFYNYLLKCFVLIDLKLGRLTHQDIGQMDFYVRYYEKKVKGEDDNPTIGIILCSEKNETIVKYSILEESKQIFASRYMLYMPTEEELKQEINKEREILELEEREK; this is translated from the coding sequence ATGAATGTATTAAAAGTAATTGGAGCACAAGACAATTTAGAAAGACAAATAAATTCATTCTATTATGAACGGCTTATATCTACACAAGAGAGTAATAAAGAAGAAGTCCGAAATGAAATAAAAGGCTTAGAGCCTTCAAAAAATATAAATGATGTGATCAAAGATCCATATATATTAGAATTTTTAAATTTGAAAGAAAACAAAAGATTTTTAGAAAGAGATTTAGAGCAAGGATTGATAGAAAATTTGCAAGAATTTTTATTAGAACTTGGAAAGGGGTTTTCTTTCGTAGGAAGACAAAGAAGAATAACTGCCGATGGAGAACACTTTTATGTGGATTTGGTTTTCTACAATTATTTGCTTAAATGCTTTGTACTAATAGATTTAAAACTAGGCAGATTAACTCATCAGGATATAGGACAAATGGATTTCTATGTTAGATACTATGAAAAGAAAGTAAAGGGAGAAGATGATAATCCAACAATAGGAATTATACTATGCTCTGAAAAGAATGAAACCATAGTAAAATATTCAATTTTAGAAGAAAGCAAACAAATATTTGCTTCAAGGTATATGCTTTATATGCCTACTGAAGAAGAATTAAAGCAAGAGATAAATAAGGAGAGAGAAATACTTGAACTTGAGGAAAGGGAAAAGTGA
- a CDS encoding DUF1016 N-terminal domain-containing protein, with protein sequence MFPYGDEEYENVKNTLEKARSKAYASINFYMVKAYWEIGKTIYLAQEENERAEYGKELISELSKELTNDYGRGFDKSNLSRMRKFYALFNNVDALRQELSWTHYRMIIKLNDEIRRKFYIDECIKSNWSTRQFRKTNKFILL encoded by the coding sequence ATGTTTCCGTATGGAGATGAAGAATATGAAAATGTTAAAAATACATTAGAAAAAGCACGCTCTAAAGCTTATGCATCTATAAACTTTTATATGGTTAAAGCTTATTGGGAGATAGGAAAAACAATATACTTAGCTCAAGAGGAAAATGAAAGAGCTGAGTATGGTAAAGAGTTAATAAGTGAATTATCAAAAGAGCTTACAAACGATTATGGTAGAGGTTTCGATAAAAGCAATTTATCAAGAATGAGAAAATTTTATGCGTTGTTCAATAATGTTGACGCACTGCGTCAAGAATTGAGTTGGACTCACTATAGAATGATAATTAAACTTAATGATGAAATAAGAAGAAAATTCTATATAGATGAATGTATTAAAAGTAATTGGAGCACAAGACAATTTAGAAAGACAAATAAATTCATTCTATTATGA
- a CDS encoding homing endonuclease associated repeat-containing protein, with amino-acid sequence MDYKQCRHCKETKELPQFNLNKSSKDGHQKYCKECNKYLNRRNKERKASKEGRVMLPYKSKKYSTVSDEELLQIIKDFFNEFKRAPTTCDFDNNDKYPHFKTYYRHFVYYKPDTLVSSWNDILSLAGVSPLDYRDFWSAWQYLVEISASILEGDCLFQYCGFGLNFKPDIYIPLKHKVIDAATSNYACKHKVKQYKKATDKGASVEYWCLNKNNRPGLNLPNLKYVFADEIILKLSELGYHKLCYDIKNLHLVYKDFNDTYKEHKKDYIIKKLKEFYLKNGRAPFTRDFLGNPDYPSSSAITHSFGTFNNALIASELTINTFANLPFDEKIAKDDLMNLINKLGRLPKWRELRPPNTTFTQKVYYKYWGSIENCVTAIGLDYTHLKNSSIDLRVNSRLDSIIEFKTLYNRMPVISEFGAKNALPSYHWVCNNFGAYENLIIHLENLIDTNSNI; translated from the coding sequence ATGGATTATAAACAATGTAGACACTGCAAAGAAACCAAGGAACTACCACAGTTTAATTTAAATAAATCTTCTAAGGATGGGCATCAAAAATACTGTAAAGAATGTAATAAATATTTGAATAGAAGAAATAAAGAAAGAAAAGCCTCTAAAGAAGGCAGAGTGATGCTCCCTTATAAATCCAAGAAATATTCAACTGTAAGTGATGAGGAATTACTACAAATTATAAAGGATTTCTTTAATGAATTTAAACGCGCACCAACAACCTGTGACTTTGATAATAATGATAAATATCCCCATTTCAAAACATATTATAGGCACTTTGTTTATTATAAACCAGATACTTTAGTGTCTAGTTGGAATGATATCTTGAGCTTGGCAGGTGTATCTCCTCTTGATTATAGAGACTTCTGGTCTGCATGGCAGTATCTTGTTGAGATATCAGCGTCAATTCTGGAAGGCGACTGTCTCTTTCAATATTGCGGATTTGGTTTAAATTTTAAACCAGATATTTATATTCCACTTAAGCATAAAGTAATTGACGCGGCCACTTCTAATTACGCATGCAAACATAAGGTAAAACAGTATAAAAAAGCTACCGATAAAGGTGCATCAGTAGAATATTGGTGCTTAAACAAAAATAACAGGCCCGGTTTAAACTTACCGAATCTGAAATATGTTTTTGCTGATGAAATTATTTTGAAGTTATCGGAACTAGGTTATCATAAATTATGTTATGATATCAAGAACCTTCATCTAGTATATAAAGACTTTAATGACACATATAAGGAGCATAAAAAAGACTATATAATTAAAAAGCTAAAGGAATTTTATCTTAAAAATGGTAGAGCTCCCTTTACTAGAGACTTTTTAGGCAACCCAGATTACCCCTCCTCATCAGCTATAACACATTCGTTTGGAACCTTTAATAATGCATTAATTGCATCCGAATTAACTATAAATACTTTTGCTAATTTACCCTTTGATGAAAAAATAGCTAAGGATGATTTAATGAATCTTATTAATAAGCTTGGAAGGTTGCCTAAATGGAGAGAACTACGTCCCCCTAATACTACTTTTACTCAAAAGGTTTATTATAAATATTGGGGTAGTATTGAAAATTGTGTTACCGCAATTGGACTTGATTATACTCACTTAAAAAATTCATCTATCGACCTCAGAGTTAACTCAAGACTAGATTCAATAATAGAATTTAAAACATTATACAATCGCATGCCAGTAATTAGTGAGTTTGGCGCTAAGAATGCCCTTCCTAGCTACCACTGGGTCTGCAATAATTTTGGGGCTTATGAAAATTTAATAATACATTTAGAAAATCTCATAGATACTAACTCTAATATTTAA
- a CDS encoding helix-turn-helix domain-containing protein, whose translation MNTFGERFKSIRLSKKLTQQQIVNEFNRRYGYAFTKTTISQYENNKRVPEMNAIRNFVEYFNVSLDYLLCNDIHVVKELGQKYNMLNDSEFIELEKIATLIKNLAEDGKILLNNIEINARQRHTLINGIDIIYGLVKRETEKE comes from the coding sequence TTGAATACTTTTGGAGAAAGATTTAAGAGCATAAGATTGTCTAAGAAATTAACTCAGCAGCAAATCGTTAATGAATTTAATAGGCGATATGGATATGCATTCACGAAAACAACTATTAGCCAATACGAGAATAATAAAAGAGTACCAGAGATGAATGCTATTAGGAATTTTGTAGAATACTTTAATGTTTCATTGGATTACTTGTTGTGTAATGATATCCATGTTGTTAAGGAGTTAGGTCAAAAATATAATATGCTTAATGATTCTGAATTTATTGAACTAGAAAAAATAGCAACCTTAATAAAGAATTTAGCAGAAGACGGAAAAATCCTTCTTAATAATATAGAAATAAATGCTAGGCAAAGGCATACATTAATAAATGGTATTGATATTATTTATGGTTTAGTAAAAAGAGAAACAGAGAAGGAATGA
- a CDS encoding (deoxy)nucleoside triphosphate pyrophosphohydrolase, whose translation MKKLIKVVAAIIENENNEILCALRSPIMSLPNMWEFPGGKVESGETLKEAIEREIKEELHCDVEFIDIFNDNTFEYDKFIVNLITIKCRMTSGTPTANEHSKLIWLHRENLLSLNWAPADVNALNQLLKEV comes from the coding sequence ATGAAAAAGCTAATAAAAGTTGTAGCAGCTATTATTGAAAATGAAAATAATGAAATCTTATGTGCCCTTCGCTCGCCAATAATGTCCCTTCCAAACATGTGGGAGTTTCCTGGTGGTAAAGTAGAAAGTGGTGAAACTTTAAAAGAAGCTATAGAAAGAGAAATAAAAGAAGAACTCCATTGCGATGTTGAATTTATAGATATATTTAATGATAATACTTTTGAATATGATAAATTTATAGTAAATTTAATTACTATTAAGTGCCGCATGACATCTGGGACTCCTACTGCAAATGAGCATTCAAAATTGATATGGTTACATAGAGAAAATTTACTTTCACTAAACTGGGCTCCAGCAGATGTGAATGCGTTAAATCAGCTTTTGAAGGAAGTGTAA
- a CDS encoding DUF3427 domain-containing protein, producing MKTLTKIEQNKDLKSIIDFKPIDEGNHDQINIAQDILTASETGLINGLVNSNLALRPKLILNDYSKGSKVLSDIVVELMNCNEFMISVAFITSSGITPLLETFKYLEANGINGEILTTDYLNFSEPKALKKLLEFSNIHIKLYSKNNFHTKGYIFKHSDHYKLIIGSSNLTQAALTKNKEWNIKLSSLEEGSLTNEVITEFRSMWNEADNLTLEWIEAYEKIYLKQREFARKSKVPRLSQYTLKPNKMQVSAIQALDASRDNGAKKALLISATGTGKTYLSAFDIRNFNPTRALFIIHREQIAKQALNSFKNVFGDTKSMGILSGNSKDINKDFIFSTVQTLSKDEVLLSFPKNEFDYIVIDEVHKAGAISYQKIVDYFEPKFLLGMTATPERSDDFDIFKMFDHNVAYEIRLQQALEEDLLCPFHYFGITDISIDGNGLDDTTDFKYLVDDQRVNHIINKLNFYGYCGDRVKGLIFCSDKKEAKELSIKFNKCGLKTLALTGDNTQLERETAIERLEQDEFTNCLDYIFTVDIFNEGIDIPSVNQVVMLRATKSAIIFIQQLGRGLRKHNYKEFVVIIDFVGNYDSNFFIPIALSGDRTYNKDTIRKYVMEGNRIIPGCSTVNFDEISKKRIFESIDKANFNDIKIIKESYKNLKQKLGKIPSLNDFDLHDSIDPIRIFDNNSLGSYHKFLTKYEKEYTVQLDTVQESFIEFISKKLASGKRIHELEMIRCTINYKFDLIYRLRHILKEQYNIDFKDSTETSIVNVLTNQFASGSAKSTYKDCVFLEKDGLEYKTSEVFIENLKNEEFKNMILELIEFGIDRHKRFYSTNYMDTNFQLYQKYTYEDVCKLLEWEKGEVALNIGGYRFDKKTKTYPVFINYNKSQDINASINYEDRFESASQLIAISKSGRTEKSADVVQAYNAEKDGVEMSLFVRKNKDDKLSKEFYYLGKINTVGTPTPIIMGNTNKTAVEIRYQLYTPIREDLFDYIIS from the coding sequence TTGAAAACTTTAACTAAGATAGAGCAAAATAAAGATTTAAAATCTATTATAGACTTTAAACCAATTGATGAAGGCAATCATGATCAAATTAATATTGCCCAGGATATTTTAACCGCAAGTGAAACAGGATTAATAAACGGCTTAGTAAATTCCAATTTAGCATTGAGACCCAAACTTATTTTAAATGATTATAGTAAAGGCAGTAAAGTATTAAGTGATATTGTTGTAGAACTTATGAACTGCAACGAATTTATGATATCTGTTGCGTTTATTACAAGTAGCGGTATTACCCCACTACTTGAGACCTTTAAATACTTAGAGGCCAATGGAATCAATGGTGAGATATTAACCACAGATTATCTGAATTTTAGTGAACCCAAGGCGTTAAAGAAACTTTTAGAGTTTTCTAATATTCATATTAAACTATATTCTAAAAATAACTTTCATACTAAAGGATATATTTTTAAACATAGTGATCATTATAAGCTTATTATTGGTAGTTCTAATTTGACTCAAGCAGCATTAACTAAAAATAAAGAATGGAATATAAAACTATCTTCTTTAGAGGAAGGGTCATTAACAAATGAAGTAATAACCGAGTTTAGATCTATGTGGAATGAAGCTGATAATTTAACTTTAGAGTGGATCGAAGCTTATGAAAAGATATATTTAAAACAAAGAGAGTTTGCTCGAAAAAGCAAAGTTCCTAGACTTTCTCAATACACACTAAAGCCCAATAAAATGCAGGTATCTGCAATTCAAGCTTTAGACGCATCACGAGATAACGGAGCTAAAAAAGCTTTATTAATTTCAGCTACTGGTACAGGCAAAACTTATTTATCAGCTTTTGATATTAGAAATTTCAATCCGACACGGGCGTTATTTATTATACATAGAGAACAAATTGCAAAACAAGCCTTAAATAGCTTTAAAAATGTTTTTGGGGATACTAAAAGTATGGGTATTCTTTCAGGTAACTCAAAAGATATTAATAAAGATTTTATATTTTCAACTGTACAGACTTTATCGAAAGACGAAGTATTATTAAGTTTTCCTAAGAATGAATTTGATTATATTGTTATAGATGAAGTTCATAAAGCTGGTGCCATTAGTTATCAAAAAATTGTGGATTATTTTGAGCCAAAATTTTTACTAGGGATGACAGCCACTCCAGAAAGATCTGATGATTTTGATATTTTTAAAATGTTTGATCATAATGTGGCTTATGAAATTCGTCTGCAACAAGCTTTAGAAGAAGATTTACTATGTCCATTCCATTATTTTGGCATTACTGATATATCTATAGATGGTAATGGATTAGATGATACTACAGATTTTAAATATTTAGTAGATGACCAAAGGGTTAATCATATTATCAATAAACTTAACTTTTATGGTTATTGTGGTGATCGAGTAAAAGGACTAATATTTTGTAGTGATAAAAAAGAAGCTAAAGAATTATCGATTAAGTTTAATAAATGTGGCTTAAAAACATTAGCATTAACAGGAGATAATACTCAACTAGAACGTGAAACAGCTATTGAGCGCTTAGAACAAGATGAATTCACTAATTGTTTGGATTATATTTTTACAGTTGATATTTTTAATGAAGGAATAGACATACCCTCAGTTAATCAAGTTGTTATGCTAAGGGCTACTAAATCAGCTATAATTTTCATACAACAATTAGGACGTGGTCTTAGAAAACATAATTATAAAGAATTTGTTGTCATCATAGACTTTGTAGGAAACTATGATAGTAACTTCTTCATTCCCATAGCACTTTCAGGAGATCGAACCTATAATAAAGATACTATTAGGAAATATGTTATGGAAGGAAATAGAATAATTCCTGGTTGCTCTACTGTTAATTTTGATGAAATTTCTAAGAAACGTATTTTTGAATCTATTGATAAAGCCAATTTTAATGATATTAAAATTATTAAGGAGAGTTACAAAAATTTAAAACAAAAACTAGGTAAAATTCCTAGCTTAAATGATTTTGATTTACATGACTCCATTGATCCTATAAGGATTTTTGATAATAACAGCTTAGGCTCATATCATAAGTTTTTAACAAAGTATGAAAAAGAATATACGGTGCAGCTTGATACTGTCCAAGAATCTTTTATAGAATTTATTTCTAAAAAACTTGCTTCTGGAAAACGAATCCATGAGTTAGAGATGATTAGATGTACCATAAATTATAAGTTTGATTTAATATATAGGCTAAGACATATTTTAAAAGAACAATATAATATAGATTTCAAGGATAGTACAGAAACCTCAATCGTAAATGTGCTTACAAATCAATTTGCAAGTGGATCTGCTAAATCAACATATAAAGATTGTGTTTTTTTAGAAAAAGATGGTTTAGAGTATAAAACCTCAGAGGTTTTCATTGAAAATCTGAAAAATGAAGAATTTAAAAATATGATTCTAGAACTTATAGAGTTTGGTATAGATAGACATAAAAGATTTTATAGTACCAATTACATGGATACAAATTTTCAATTGTATCAAAAATATACATACGAAGACGTGTGTAAATTATTAGAATGGGAAAAAGGTGAAGTAGCTCTTAATATTGGCGGTTACAGATTTGATAAGAAAACCAAAACTTATCCCGTATTTATTAATTATAACAAATCTCAAGATATTAATGCTTCTATAAACTATGAGGATAGATTTGAGTCCGCATCACAATTAATTGCAATATCTAAATCAGGTAGAACAGAAAAATCTGCAGATGTTGTACAAGCATATAATGCTGAAAAAGATGGTGTTGAAATGAGTTTATTTGTAAGAAAAAACAAGGATGATAAATTATCAAAAGAGTTTTATTATCTTGGAAAAATTAATACTGTAGGTACACCTACTCCAATCATTATGGGAAACACTAATAAGACTGCTGTTGAAATTAGGTATCAGTTGTATACACCTATAAGAGAAGATCTTTTTGATTATATTATCTCATAA